A genome region from Coprococcus phoceensis includes the following:
- a CDS encoding PolC-type DNA polymerase III — MTKQFFDVFPTLKVNSDCKVLFENVEVTKVTTNSDRDYLHVHLFSTHLLAKSWIYKMETMIKEQLFGRNRIRIRIYEDYQLSGQYTPENLMNEYRESILLELKERSVVEHNMFLNAKYHFENENHLYLKLDDTIVAQGKQDSIVGLLNEVFEERCHVPIQIHVEYQQAKTSKMQEHNARMLQQAINAIVEENAAKLETKETKEEVKQEKKEHKETAKTSAKAPAKEMPKKKEFYRPLKRSDDPNLIYGRDFEDETIELSQVVGEMGEITFRGQVTSFDTREIRNEKTIVMFAVTDFTDTIMVKLFVRNDQLPELLGEVKAGAFLKIKGVTTIDKFDSELTIGSVAGIKKIPDFRTTKKDTSAEKRVELHCHTKMSDMDGVSDVNKIVKRAHDWGHPAIAITDHGVVQAFPDANHFIEGLDKDDPFKVIYGVEAYLVDDLTDIAVHAGNQTLDDTYVVFDIETTGFSAVEDHIIEIGAVKVENGKITDKYSTFVNPEVPIPFEITQLTSIDDSMVMDASKIDVILPQFLEFVGDASLVAHNAGFDVGFIEQNCKNLNIEQEFVSVDTVALARVLLPTLSKYKLNIVAKALNISLENHHRAVDDAGATAEIFVKFVEMLKEREITTLKGVNAFGATNPDAVKKMPTYHAIILAKNDVGRVNLYRLISLSHLTYYARRPRIPKSEFNRYREGLLIGSACEAGELYQAVLNNKSDETIARLVEFYDYLEIQPLGNNQFMVDSPKYSQIRSDEDLKDINRKIVKLGEEFHKPVVATCDVHFLDAEDEVYRRIIMTGKGFGDADSQPPLYLRTTEEMMEEFAYLGSKKAHEVVIENTVKISDMIEKISPVRPDKCPPVIEDSDQMLRDICYSKAHSMYGDPLPEIVVERLERELNSIISNGFAVMYIIAQKLVWKSVEDGYLVGSRGSVGSSFAATMAGITEVNPLSPHYYCPNCFYSDFESEEVRAYAGGCGYDMPDKLCPNCGKPLVKDGFDIPFETFLGFKGNKEPDIDLNFSGDYQSNAHKYTEVIFGEGQTYRAGTIGTLADKTAYGFVKNYYEEHGQGKRKCEIERILQGCTGIRRSTGQHPGGIIVLPLGQDINSFTPVQHPANDMTTDIITTHFDYHSIDHNLLKLDILGHDDPTIIKMLEELVEQLTGKPFKATDIPLDDQGVMKLFQDTSSLGITPDDIGGCPVGCLGIPEFGTDFVIQMVVDTKPKTLSDLIRISGLSHGTDVWLNNAQELIKSGKATISTAICTRDDIMTYLINKGMDSEESFTIMERVRKGLVAKGKCKDWPEFKKDMIEHGIPDWYIWSCEKIKYMFPKAHAAAYVMMAFRIAYCKVYYPLAYYAAYFSIRASAFSYELMCQGKEKLEFYMNDYKRRSDSLSKKEQDTLKDMKIVQEMYARGFEFLPLDIYRAKATKFQIIDGKLMPPLSSIEGMGDKAADAVEMAAADGPYLSKDDFRQRTKVSKTVIDFMADLGMFGDLPETNQLSLFDFS, encoded by the coding sequence ATGACAAAGCAATTCTTTGATGTGTTTCCGACTTTAAAAGTAAATAGTGATTGTAAAGTACTGTTTGAAAATGTGGAAGTGACGAAAGTTACGACAAATTCAGACAGAGACTACCTGCACGTCCATTTATTCAGTACGCATCTGCTTGCGAAGAGCTGGATTTATAAGATGGAAACAATGATTAAAGAACAGTTATTTGGGCGAAACCGGATTCGGATCAGGATTTATGAGGATTATCAGTTGTCCGGTCAGTATACACCGGAAAATCTGATGAATGAGTACAGGGAAAGTATTTTGCTGGAATTGAAAGAACGAAGTGTTGTCGAGCACAATATGTTCCTGAATGCGAAGTATCATTTTGAAAACGAAAACCATCTGTATCTTAAGCTGGATGACACAATTGTGGCGCAGGGAAAGCAGGACTCGATTGTAGGTTTGTTGAATGAAGTGTTCGAGGAACGGTGCCATGTTCCGATTCAAATTCATGTGGAATATCAGCAGGCAAAGACAAGCAAGATGCAGGAGCACAATGCCCGTATGCTTCAGCAGGCGATCAATGCGATTGTGGAAGAGAATGCAGCAAAACTTGAGACAAAAGAAACGAAGGAAGAGGTAAAACAAGAAAAGAAAGAACACAAGGAGACAGCGAAAACATCTGCAAAAGCTCCGGCAAAAGAGATGCCAAAGAAGAAAGAGTTTTATCGCCCGCTTAAGAGATCGGACGATCCGAATCTAATCTATGGACGTGATTTTGAGGATGAGACGATTGAACTGTCACAGGTGGTCGGAGAGATGGGAGAGATCACATTCCGCGGACAGGTGACAAGCTTTGATACACGTGAGATTCGAAACGAAAAGACCATTGTCATGTTTGCAGTGACCGATTTTACAGATACGATCATGGTAAAACTGTTTGTGCGAAATGATCAGCTTCCGGAGTTGCTTGGAGAGGTGAAAGCGGGAGCGTTTTTGAAAATCAAAGGTGTCACAACCATCGACAAATTCGACAGTGAACTGACGATTGGTTCTGTTGCCGGAATAAAAAAAATTCCGGATTTTCGAACGACCAAAAAGGATACAAGTGCAGAGAAAAGGGTGGAACTTCACTGCCACACGAAGATGAGTGATATGGATGGTGTCTCTGATGTGAATAAGATTGTAAAACGAGCACACGACTGGGGACATCCTGCGATTGCAATCACGGATCACGGTGTTGTGCAGGCATTCCCGGATGCAAATCATTTTATCGAAGGACTTGATAAAGATGATCCGTTCAAAGTGATTTACGGGGTGGAAGCATATCTGGTAGATGATCTGACAGATATCGCAGTGCATGCAGGAAATCAGACACTCGATGATACATATGTGGTGTTTGATATCGAGACGACCGGATTCAGTGCTGTGGAAGATCACATCATTGAGATTGGCGCGGTGAAGGTGGAGAATGGAAAGATTACGGATAAGTACAGTACATTTGTAAATCCGGAAGTTCCGATTCCGTTCGAGATCACGCAGCTTACAAGTATCGATGACTCTATGGTGATGGATGCCTCGAAGATCGATGTCATTCTGCCGCAGTTTTTGGAATTTGTCGGAGACGCCTCTCTTGTGGCGCACAATGCAGGGTTTGATGTCGGATTTATTGAGCAGAACTGTAAAAATTTGAATATTGAGCAGGAATTTGTGTCGGTGGATACGGTTGCACTTGCGAGAGTGCTTCTTCCAACGCTGTCCAAATATAAATTGAATATCGTGGCGAAAGCATTGAACATTTCACTTGAGAATCATCATCGTGCTGTGGACGATGCCGGGGCGACCGCAGAGATTTTTGTGAAATTTGTCGAGATGTTAAAAGAGCGGGAAATCACGACATTAAAAGGAGTGAATGCATTTGGTGCGACGAATCCGGATGCGGTGAAAAAGATGCCGACGTATCATGCAATCATTTTAGCGAAAAATGATGTGGGAAGGGTAAACCTATACCGATTGATTTCATTGTCGCATTTGACATATTATGCAAGACGACCGCGTATTCCCAAAAGTGAGTTCAACCGCTATCGGGAAGGTTTGCTGATCGGAAGCGCCTGTGAGGCGGGAGAACTTTATCAGGCGGTACTCAATAACAAGTCGGATGAAACAATTGCAAGATTGGTAGAGTTTTATGATTATCTGGAAATCCAGCCGCTCGGCAATAACCAGTTTATGGTGGACAGCCCGAAATACAGCCAGATTCGAAGCGATGAAGACTTAAAAGATATTAACCGCAAAATTGTAAAATTGGGGGAGGAGTTTCACAAACCGGTTGTGGCAACCTGTGATGTGCATTTCTTAGATGCGGAAGATGAGGTTTATCGAAGAATCATCATGACCGGAAAAGGATTCGGCGATGCTGACAGCCAGCCGCCGCTTTATCTTCGCACAACAGAGGAGATGATGGAAGAATTCGCATATCTTGGATCGAAAAAGGCGCATGAGGTGGTCATTGAAAATACGGTGAAGATCTCAGATATGATTGAAAAGATTTCTCCGGTTCGTCCGGATAAATGTCCGCCGGTCATTGAGGATTCGGATCAGATGTTAAGGGATATCTGTTACAGCAAAGCGCACAGCATGTATGGCGATCCCCTGCCGGAGATTGTAGTGGAGCGTCTGGAGAGAGAGTTGAACTCGATTATTTCCAATGGATTTGCCGTGATGTATATCATCGCGCAGAAACTGGTATGGAAATCCGTTGAGGACGGTTACCTCGTAGGATCACGTGGTTCAGTTGGTTCGTCGTTTGCTGCGACGATGGCAGGAATTACGGAAGTAAATCCGTTGAGTCCTCACTATTATTGTCCGAATTGTTTTTACAGTGATTTTGAGTCTGAGGAAGTCCGCGCTTATGCGGGGGGCTGTGGTTACGATATGCCGGATAAGCTTTGTCCGAACTGTGGGAAACCGCTTGTTAAAGATGGGTTCGATATTCCGTTTGAGACCTTCCTTGGATTCAAGGGAAATAAAGAACCTGATATTGACTTGAACTTCTCCGGAGATTATCAGAGTAATGCTCACAAATATACGGAGGTTATTTTCGGGGAAGGTCAGACGTACCGTGCGGGAACGATCGGTACACTGGCAGATAAGACGGCATATGGATTTGTGAAAAATTATTATGAGGAACACGGACAGGGAAAACGAAAATGCGAGATCGAGCGTATTTTACAGGGATGTACCGGAATCCGAAGAAGTACCGGACAGCATCCGGGAGGAATTATCGTTCTCCCACTTGGTCAGGATATCAACTCTTTTACACCTGTGCAGCATCCGGCAAATGATATGACAACAGATATTATCACAACGCATTTTGATTATCACTCCATCGACCACAACCTGCTGAAACTTGATATTCTCGGCCATGATGATCCGACGATCATCAAGATGCTGGAAGAGTTGGTGGAACAACTCACGGGAAAACCGTTTAAGGCAACAGACATTCCGCTTGACGATCAGGGTGTGATGAAACTGTTTCAGGATACAAGCTCTCTTGGGATTACGCCGGATGATATCGGTGGATGTCCGGTGGGGTGTCTCGGAATTCCGGAGTTTGGAACAGACTTTGTTATTCAGATGGTGGTGGATACGAAACCAAAGACACTTTCAGATTTGATTCGTATTTCCGGTCTGTCGCATGGAACGGACGTATGGCTCAACAATGCGCAGGAATTGATCAAAAGCGGTAAGGCGACGATTTCCACCGCAATCTGTACCCGTGATGATATTATGACGTATCTGATCAACAAAGGAATGGACAGTGAGGAGTCGTTTACGATTATGGAGCGTGTCCGTAAAGGTCTTGTGGCAAAAGGGAAGTGTAAAGACTGGCCGGAGTTTAAAAAGGACATGATTGAGCATGGAATCCCGGACTGGTATATCTGGTCATGTGAAAAGATTAAGTACATGTTCCCGAAAGCGCATGCGGCCGCTTATGTCATGATGGCATTTCGCATTGCCTACTGCAAAGTTTACTATCCACTTGCCTACTATGCGGCATATTTCAGTATCCGCGCCAGCGCATTTTCTTATGAGCTGATGTGTCAGGGAAAAGAAAAGCTGGAGTTCTATATGAACGATTACAAACGCCGCAGTGATTCTCTGAGCAAAAAGGAGCAGGATACATTGAAGGATATGAAAATCGTGCAGGAAATGTATGCAAGAGGATTTGAGTTCCTGCCACTTGATATCTATCGAGCAAAGGCAACGAAATTTCAGATTATCGATGGAAAACTTATGCCGCCACTTTCAAGCATTGAGGGTATGGGAGACAAAGCGGCGGATGCGGTTGAGATGGCTGCAGCAGACGGTCCATATCTGTCAAAAGATGACTTCAGGCAGCGGACGAAAGTAAGTAAGACCGTCATTGATTTCATGGCGGATTTAGGGATGTTTGGAGATTTGCCGGAGACGAATCAATTGTCATTGTTTGATTTTTCATAA
- the ispG gene encoding flavodoxin-dependent (E)-4-hydroxy-3-methylbut-2-enyl-diphosphate synthase, whose protein sequence is MRREETKVVQIGNCKIGGGNPIAIQSMTNTKTEDVEATVAQILALEAAGCDIIRCAVPTMEAAEALTEIKKRIHIPLVADIHFDYRLAIAAIEHGADKIRINPGNIGDVSRVREVVEKAKEYNVPIRVGVNSGSLEKHLVEKYGGVTAEGIVESALDKVRMIEEMGYDNLVVSIKSSDVMMCVKAHELIAEQCPYPLHVGITESGTILSGNIKSSVGLGIILYERIGDTIRVSLTGDPLEEIKSAKLILKTLGLRKGGIEVVSCPTCGRTKIDLIGLANQVENMVADIPLDIKVAVMGCVVNGPGEAKEADIGIAGGIGEGLLIKKGEIVKKVKEEELLDTLRNELLNWEK, encoded by the coding sequence ATGAGACGAGAAGAGACAAAGGTAGTTCAGATTGGGAATTGCAAGATTGGCGGAGGAAATCCGATTGCCATTCAGTCTATGACAAATACAAAGACAGAGGATGTGGAGGCGACAGTTGCCCAGATATTGGCATTGGAGGCAGCAGGATGCGACATTATCCGCTGCGCTGTGCCTACGATGGAGGCGGCGGAAGCACTCACAGAGATAAAAAAAAGAATTCATATTCCGCTTGTTGCAGATATTCATTTTGATTATCGTTTGGCAATCGCAGCAATCGAACATGGAGCAGATAAGATCCGTATTAATCCGGGAAATATCGGAGATGTGTCGAGAGTGCGTGAGGTTGTGGAAAAAGCAAAAGAATACAATGTGCCTATCCGTGTGGGGGTGAACAGTGGATCATTGGAGAAACATCTCGTGGAAAAATACGGTGGTGTGACGGCCGAGGGCATTGTGGAGAGTGCGTTGGATAAGGTGCGTATGATCGAGGAGATGGGGTATGACAATTTAGTGGTCAGTATCAAATCTTCTGATGTGATGATGTGTGTAAAAGCACATGAATTGATTGCAGAGCAGTGCCCATATCCGCTTCATGTTGGAATTACGGAATCCGGAACAATTTTATCTGGAAATATCAAATCCTCAGTCGGGCTTGGCATTATCCTGTATGAAAGAATTGGAGATACGATCCGCGTATCTCTGACAGGAGATCCGCTCGAAGAGATCAAATCAGCAAAACTCATCTTAAAGACACTGGGGCTTCGCAAAGGTGGAATAGAAGTAGTGTCCTGCCCGACTTGCGGAAGAACAAAGATTGACCTTATCGGACTTGCGAATCAGGTGGAGAATATGGTCGCAGATATCCCGCTTGACATCAAGGTAGCGGTGATGGGATGCGTTGTGAACGGACCGGGAGAAGCAAAAGAGGCAGATATCGGAATCGCCGGTGGAATCGGGGAAGGACTTTTGATCAAGAAAGGTGAAATTGTGAAAAAAGTAAAGGAAGAGGAACTTTTAGATACTCTTCGGAATGAATTATTAAACTGGGAAAAATAG
- a CDS encoding helix-turn-helix domain-containing protein, with protein MNFGNNLKDLRETRNVTQGQLAEYLQVSRPTIAGYETKSRQPDFEKLEKLANYFHVSIDYLVSGSETTSTDIPLKKEPNEKSLDRDVAMAYQKLSLESKQDVLKYIELLQLRDDVQNVE; from the coding sequence ATGAATTTCGGGAATAACTTAAAAGACTTGCGCGAAACACGGAATGTTACCCAAGGTCAGCTGGCTGAATACTTACAAGTATCTCGTCCTACTATTGCAGGTTATGAAACAAAAAGTCGTCAACCTGATTTTGAAAAACTAGAGAAACTTGCAAATTACTTTCATGTATCCATCGACTATCTGGTCTCCGGCTCAGAGACCACGAGCACAGATATCCCTCTAAAAAAAGAGCCGAACGAAAAATCACTGGATCGTGATGTGGCTATGGCTTATCAGAAACTATCACTCGAATCCAAACAGGATGTCCTAAAATATATCGAATTGCTTCAGTTGCGTGATGATGTTCAAAATGTAGAATAA
- a CDS encoding glycoside hydrolase family 43 protein, with protein sequence MILNPILPGFNPDPCICRKGDDYYLAVSTFEWFPGIPVYHSKDLKHWELYTHILTDDEAVDLKKLPSAKGIWAPCLTYCEEEDMFYVVYGVMNSMNARYFDVDNFLVKSKDIKGPWSKPVYLHSSGFDASILHDDDGKKYIVSLEWETREGYEKPGFICIVEYDPEKEEIVGYPKPLWRGGTDRGCIEAPHLTKRGEYYYIMCAEGGTGYNHCVTMGRAKNVWGPYEKDPMNPIVTSVPGESNERKDPDHLKPKYFNPDSVLQKSGHGSYVELPTGEVYLVHLCARPFVPELRCTLGRETAIQKMKWTKDGWLRMADGTNLAKIEVEESTLPEQELPAIPAFDDFDGEELGNFYYAPRIMPQRFADVTARKGYVRIRGQESRTSLNKVSILARKLTSVYARVTTKMEFTPEIHQHSAGLIMYYDNMNYVNLRKYYSETLGQSALSIIQLENGEKTEFLNTRIPVEDRPIYLRLYVQGRESWFEWSYDGEQYERIGRVFDTTKYSDEYCKYGEFTGTFVGMTCADRVLHKHYADFDFFEYLADESRNVE encoded by the coding sequence ATGATTTTAAATCCGATACTTCCGGGATTCAATCCCGATCCATGTATTTGCAGAAAAGGGGATGATTACTATCTGGCAGTGTCTACGTTTGAATGGTTCCCGGGAATTCCGGTTTATCATTCAAAAGATTTGAAACACTGGGAATTATATACACATATTTTGACTGATGATGAGGCGGTTGACTTGAAAAAATTGCCGAGTGCAAAAGGAATATGGGCGCCGTGTCTGACTTATTGTGAAGAGGAAGATATGTTCTATGTTGTATACGGTGTGATGAATTCTATGAATGCGAGATACTTTGATGTAGATAATTTTTTGGTGAAATCAAAAGACATCAAAGGACCGTGGAGCAAGCCTGTATATCTGCATTCATCAGGATTTGATGCTTCAATCCTGCATGATGATGACGGAAAGAAATATATTGTCTCTTTGGAATGGGAGACAAGAGAAGGGTATGAAAAACCAGGATTTATCTGTATTGTTGAGTATGATCCAGAAAAAGAAGAGATTGTTGGATATCCAAAACCACTTTGGCGAGGCGGAACAGACAGGGGATGTATTGAGGCGCCGCATCTGACAAAGAGAGGAGAATACTATTATATTATGTGTGCCGAGGGCGGTACGGGGTATAATCACTGTGTGACGATGGGACGTGCTAAAAATGTATGGGGACCGTATGAAAAAGATCCGATGAACCCGATTGTGACAAGTGTGCCGGGAGAATCCAATGAGAGAAAAGACCCGGATCATTTAAAGCCAAAATATTTCAATCCGGATTCTGTTTTGCAAAAATCAGGGCATGGAAGTTATGTGGAATTGCCGACAGGGGAAGTGTATCTGGTACATCTTTGTGCGAGACCGTTTGTGCCGGAACTTCGCTGTACACTTGGACGTGAGACTGCAATCCAGAAAATGAAATGGACGAAAGATGGATGGCTTCGCATGGCAGATGGAACCAATCTTGCCAAGATTGAGGTGGAAGAGAGCACACTGCCTGAGCAAGAACTTCCGGCAATTCCTGCGTTTGATGATTTTGATGGAGAAGAATTGGGCAATTTTTATTATGCCCCGCGCATTATGCCGCAGCGTTTTGCAGATGTGACGGCACGGAAAGGGTATGTGAGAATCAGGGGACAGGAATCGCGCACGTCTCTGAATAAAGTAAGTATCTTGGCAAGAAAGTTGACAAGTGTGTATGCGAGGGTAACGACCAAGATGGAATTTACTCCAGAGATTCATCAGCATAGCGCCGGACTGATCATGTATTATGACAATATGAACTATGTAAATCTGAGAAAATATTACAGTGAGACACTTGGACAGAGTGCGCTTTCTATTATTCAACTGGAAAATGGAGAAAAGACAGAATTTTTAAACACCAGGATTCCGGTGGAAGACAGACCGATTTACTTGCGGCTCTATGTACAGGGAAGAGAATCTTGGTTTGAGTGGAGCTATGATGGAGAACAGTATGAGCGAATAGGCAGGGTTTTTGACACGACAAAATATTCGGATGAGTATTGCAAATATGGGGAATTTACAGGGACATTCGTCGGAATGACTTGTGCTGACAGGGTATTGCATAAGCATTATGCAGATTTTGATTTTTTTGAATATCTTGCAGATGAGAGCAGAAATGTAGAATAA
- a CDS encoding glycoside hydrolase family 5 protein: protein MYIKGVNLGNWLVLEKWMSPALFAGTTAEDEYYLPRQLSKEVYEARIKVHRAEYISERDFVAIKAMGMEAVRIPVPYFIFGDREPFIGCVEELDKAFNWAEKYGLQILIDLHTAPEGQNGFDNGGICGVCKWSKNPEEVEFVLTVLERLAKRYGKRKGLWGIEVLNEPITESVWELFDVPNRYPAVDKEMAAGSGPNTLAFLRIFYQEAYDRIRKYMPKEKYVVIHDGFVLTAWKDFMREEKYVDVVLDTHQYLMMAEAAGCEQTIEGYTCFVKEHYEKEIEEMEKYFPVICGEWCLFNSLACGCDTKGGQSVLNGVDGAKEERLTLDEKNEIYRAVADAQLQAWQKGSGYFYWSYKLLTDTVNENGWLGWDSWDLGRCVDFKWFPTQKKN from the coding sequence ATGTATATCAAAGGTGTAAATTTAGGAAACTGGCTTGTGCTGGAGAAATGGATGAGTCCGGCGCTGTTTGCAGGAACAACAGCAGAGGATGAGTATTACCTTCCAAGACAACTCTCAAAAGAGGTATATGAGGCACGAATCAAGGTGCATCGTGCAGAATATATTTCGGAGCGTGATTTTGTGGCAATCAAAGCAATGGGAATGGAGGCTGTGCGAATTCCGGTGCCATACTTTATATTTGGAGACAGAGAACCGTTTATCGGGTGCGTAGAAGAACTGGATAAGGCATTTAACTGGGCAGAAAAGTATGGATTGCAGATATTGATAGATCTGCACACTGCACCGGAGGGACAAAATGGCTTTGACAACGGAGGTATTTGCGGAGTGTGCAAATGGTCTAAAAATCCGGAAGAAGTAGAATTTGTGCTGACAGTGCTTGAACGGCTGGCAAAGCGTTACGGCAAAAGAAAGGGGCTGTGGGGTATTGAAGTGCTGAATGAACCAATCACAGAAAGTGTGTGGGAGCTGTTTGATGTCCCAAACCGTTATCCGGCAGTCGACAAGGAGATGGCGGCCGGCTCCGGACCGAATACACTTGCGTTTTTAAGGATATTTTATCAGGAAGCGTATGACCGCATACGAAAATATATGCCAAAAGAAAAATATGTTGTCATTCACGACGGATTTGTGCTTACAGCGTGGAAAGATTTTATGCGGGAAGAAAAATATGTAGATGTTGTGCTGGATACACATCAGTATCTGATGATGGCAGAGGCAGCTGGATGCGAACAGACGATAGAAGGATACACATGCTTTGTGAAAGAACATTATGAAAAAGAAATTGAGGAGATGGAGAAATATTTCCCGGTTATCTGTGGAGAGTGGTGTCTGTTCAATTCTCTTGCATGCGGATGTGACACAAAAGGCGGTCAGAGTGTGTTAAACGGCGTGGACGGTGCAAAAGAGGAACGATTGACTTTAGATGAAAAGAACGAAATCTATCGGGCTGTCGCTGATGCACAGCTTCAGGCATGGCAAAAGGGAAGCGGATACTTTTACTGGAGTTATAAGCTTTTGACGGACACGGTAAATGAAAACGGATGGCTTGGCTGGGATAGCTGGGATTTAGGGCGGTGTGTCGATTTTAAATGGTTTCCGACGCAAAAGAAGAATTAA
- a CDS encoding MFS transporter: MNKKAKLSMGKIVERFSYGCGDFGCNIIYTAMSAFLVFYYTDYAGVNALAVGTIMMVSRIFDGISDIIMGVVVDRTKSRFGKARSWILRMCIPFAISGVLLFSVPTSWTSTPKLVYVFITYNLVSTIIYTAINVPYSALNALMTQDPYERSVLSIFRNLLATAGTLLINTFTLRLVEYFGNNASAWTKTFCVFGVIAIIAFLFTFFGTKERVGAAESAVDEVPFKEGVKALFKNKYWMMMTGMLALFFLMYSVNGGSTVYYAKDILGDKNLVGTINGIFNIVQICGMFFIAMLVKRFGKRNVFAIGLVFDIIGMLVLNFSGGSLAIIIVSSVIRGIGNACGGATMWAMVSDTIDYGEWKTGYRTEGLVNSACSFGYKIGNGVGSALLGLILEVGGYAGEKAVQSASALFSIEICFVWIPIVVYILGLIIMKFYHLDREFDGIIADLKKRAEK, translated from the coding sequence ATGAATAAGAAGGCAAAGTTAAGTATGGGAAAAATCGTCGAACGTTTTTCCTATGGATGTGGAGATTTTGGATGCAATATCATCTATACGGCAATGTCAGCATTTCTTGTATTTTATTATACCGATTATGCAGGAGTAAATGCATTGGCAGTGGGAACGATTATGATGGTGTCAAGAATTTTTGATGGTATCAGTGATATCATCATGGGTGTCGTTGTAGACCGGACAAAATCCCGGTTTGGGAAGGCGAGATCCTGGATACTGCGTATGTGTATTCCGTTTGCGATATCTGGAGTATTGCTGTTTTCTGTGCCGACATCGTGGACATCTACACCAAAACTGGTTTATGTATTTATCACGTATAATCTTGTGTCAACGATTATTTACACTGCGATCAATGTTCCGTACTCTGCGCTCAATGCGCTGATGACACAGGATCCGTATGAACGGTCAGTGTTGAGTATTTTCCGAAATCTGCTTGCAACAGCAGGAACGTTGCTGATCAACACATTTACATTACGGCTTGTAGAATATTTTGGAAATAATGCGTCAGCATGGACAAAAACATTCTGTGTGTTCGGTGTGATTGCGATCATAGCATTTTTATTTACGTTCTTTGGAACAAAAGAGCGTGTGGGAGCTGCGGAGTCAGCTGTGGATGAGGTTCCGTTTAAAGAAGGCGTAAAGGCGTTGTTCAAGAACAAATACTGGATGATGATGACTGGAATGCTTGCATTATTTTTCCTTATGTATTCTGTAAATGGAGGTTCTACGGTTTACTATGCGAAAGATATTTTAGGGGACAAAAATCTGGTTGGGACAATCAACGGAATTTTCAATATTGTACAAATTTGCGGAATGTTCTTTATCGCGATGCTTGTAAAACGGTTTGGAAAGAGAAATGTATTTGCAATCGGCCTTGTGTTTGACATTATCGGGATGCTCGTGCTGAATTTTTCAGGCGGCTCGCTTGCGATTATCATCGTCTCCAGTGTGATCCGTGGTATTGGAAATGCATGTGGAGGAGCAACCATGTGGGCGATGGTATCTGACACGATTGATTATGGCGAGTGGAAGACAGGATACCGAACAGAAGGGCTTGTGAACAGTGCATGTAGTTTTGGATATAAGATTGGAAATGGTGTTGGTTCGGCGTTGCTTGGATTGATCCTGGAAGTCGGAGGCTATGCGGGAGAAAAAGCGGTACAGTCTGCATCAGCGCTGTTTTCCATTGAAATCTGCTTTGTGTGGATTCCGATTGTTGTCTATATACTGGGGCTGATTATCATGAAATTTTATCACTTAGACAGGGAATTTGACGGAATTATTGCGGACTTGAAAAAACGCGCGGAAAAATAG
- a CDS encoding AraC family transcriptional regulator: MKDNNLENTQKISHLYEIIDVPQATGVMFRTSVDEGSYIPTHWHRAVEIIYLLEGKLEVTIESQTFLMQADDCTLINANIMHSTKCTQPNTAILLQIPVEFMEIYISNIQQLFFLLDENSSDLVRQTKMARFKETLTQMQIANDIRPEGFILRFNSLLFELLFQLLHNFSIQLFPSDLSQKNKDRDRLDLILNYVSKHYAQPISLKEIACIACLQTGYFCRFFKKHMGITFLEYQNELRLSHIYRDLITTDDAIHLILERHGFTNYKLFRRMFHEHFGDTPLRIRNKHKSQQN; this comes from the coding sequence ATGAAGGATAACAATTTGGAAAACACTCAGAAAATTTCACATTTATACGAGATTATCGACGTCCCGCAGGCAACCGGTGTAATGTTCCGCACTTCCGTGGACGAGGGAAGCTACATCCCGACGCACTGGCACCGTGCTGTCGAGATCATCTATCTTCTTGAAGGAAAATTGGAAGTAACAATCGAATCTCAGACATTTTTGATGCAGGCCGACGATTGTACACTTATCAATGCAAATATTATGCATTCGACAAAGTGCACACAGCCCAACACTGCTATTTTGTTGCAGATTCCGGTAGAATTTATGGAAATCTACATTTCAAATATTCAACAGTTATTTTTCCTATTGGATGAAAACAGCTCTGATCTGGTGCGTCAGACAAAAATGGCACGGTTTAAAGAGACTCTGACACAGATGCAGATTGCAAATGACATCCGGCCAGAGGGATTTATTCTGCGTTTTAACAGTCTGCTGTTTGAGTTGCTGTTCCAGCTGTTACACAATTTCAGCATCCAGCTTTTTCCATCAGATCTCAGTCAGAAGAACAAAGACCGTGACCGGCTGGATTTGATCTTAAACTATGTGTCCAAGCACTATGCTCAACCGATCTCACTGAAAGAAATCGCGTGTATAGCCTGTTTACAGACCGGGTATTTTTGCCGATTTTTCAAAAAACATATGGGAATTACTTTCTTAGAATATCAAAATGAGCTGCGCCTTTCTCACATTTACCGTGACCTGATCACAACAGACGACGCGATTCATTTGATTTTAGAACGACACGGATTTACAAATTATAAATTATTCCGCAGAATGTTTCACGAACATTTTGGAGATACGCCGCTGCGGATTCGTAACAAGCACAAATCGCAGCAAAATTAA